In Sulfurospirillum oryzae, the genomic window TAATCTCGTGGTTATTTACGATAGCAATGCCATTACGATTGAAGGTGATACTTCGATTGCGTGGAGCGAAGATGTTAAGCAACGTTTTGAAGCGCAAGGTTGGGAAGTGTCTCGTATTGATGGGCATGATTTTGATGAGATCAATGCAGTGCTAGAGCAAGCCAAAGAGCAAACAAAGCCTTATTTGATTATTGCCGATACAACGATTGCTAAAGGTGCGTGTGAGATGGAAGGAAGTCATCATGCACATGGTGCTCCTTTAGGATGCGAAGAGATTAAAAACTCTAAAATCAAAGCAGGCTTTGATCCTGAAAAAAGTTTTAGCGTGGATGAAGATGTTTATGCTCGTTTTAACTGCGCCCTTGAAAAAGGTGATCTGGCTGAAGCAAAATGGAATGCACTGATTAAAAATGATCTCAAAAGTGATCAAAAAGCTCTTTTAGAGGCGCTTTTAAATCCTGACTTTTCAAAGATCGAATGGCCAAATTTTGAGGGTGATGTAGCGACACGCGATAGTAATGGTAAGATTCTTAATGCCATAGCAAAAGCAATTCCAAGCTTTTTAGGCGGTAGTGCCGATCTTGGACCTTCGAATAAAAGTGAGTTAAATGGCATGGGCGATTACCCTTTAGGTCGCAACATTCACTTTGGTATTCGTGAGCATGCGATGGGTGCTATCATTAATGCTTTTGCACTTTATGGATTGTTTATTCCTTTTGGAGCAACTTTTTTCATCTTTAGTGATTATATGAAACCATCAGTTCGTTTAGCCGCACTTATGAAGCTTAAAAACTTTTACATTTGGACACATGATAGTATTGGTGTGGGGGAAGACGGCCCAACGCATCAGCCGATTGAACAACTCAGTCAATTTAGAGCGCTTCCAAACTTTTATGTTTATCGCCCATGTGATGGCAGAGAAAATGTTAAAGCATGGCAAAAAGCACTCAGTATGCAAGCACCTGCTGCATTTGTTTGTTCTCGCCAAAAACTTAAAGCTCTCAAAGATGAGAGAGCGTATGGTGATGTTGAAAATGGTGGTTATTTGCTCACTAAACGTGAAAATGCAACCCTAACCTTAATGGCAAGTGGTAGTGAAGTTTATATGGCACTTCAAGTTGGCTGTATGCTTACAAAAATGGGGGTTGCTACCAATATTGTGAGCGTACCATGTTTTGATCTTTTGATTGAGCAAGATAAAGCATATATTGATACCATCATTGATCCTAAGACCAAAGTTGTGGCTATCGAGGCAAGTGCTGGACTAGAGTGGTACCGCTTTGCAGACGAAGTCATTGGCATGAAACGTTTTGGTGCAAGTGCTCCAGCGGAACTTCTCTTTGATAAATTTGGTTTGACACCTGATACAGTGACTCAAAAAGTATGTGTATTTTTAGGTATAAATTATCAGAAAAGTAGTGGCACAGACTGCAAGTGCTAGTATGAACAAAGTTATTATTTTTGATTTGGATGGCACACTTCTTGATACATTAGAAGATATTGCTATCAGTGCTAATTTTGCGTTATCAACGCTCGGGTTTAACACAGAAGAGTCTCAAAAATACCGCTATTTTGTAGGGGAGGGTGTTTTCAAGCTTTTTGAAAACATCTTTGCCTCAAATCCTCAATCTGAAGAGACGATCCAAGAAGCTGTTGCACTTTTTGAAAGTCATTATGCAAAACAGTTTAATCAAAATACAAAGCTTTACGACGGCATCAGTAAGTTGCTTAGTTTCCTTCAAAAAAGAGGTTTTGCTATGGCAATTCTCTCCAACAAACCAGACTCCTTTACCAAAATGTGTGCTATGAAATATTTACGTCAGTGGAAGTTTGATGTGGTTTATGGCGCACGTGAGGGCGTACCTAGAAAGCCTCATCCAAAAGGTGCTTTGGACATTAGCGATTTTTTACATGTAAAGCCAAATGAGTGTTATTACTTGGGCGATACGATGATTGATATGCAAACGGCTAATAGTGCGGGAATGATAGCGCTTGGTGCATTATGGGGATTTAGAGAAGAAGCTGAACTTAGAGAACACGGGGCGAAGCATTTAATGAAAACACCCAGCGAGGTCATAAAGCTCCTCGCTGAGGTTTGAATTTTAGGATTTGAACTTACCTAATTCGTTATTAAGATTTTCTGTCATCGTATGAAGATGTTCTGAGGCTTGAGAGACATTATCGATACTAGCGACATTCTCATTAGAAATGACATTGATTTTCTCAATCTCCTCTACCATCCCTTTGATTTGTGTTGCTGTGTGAACAAAATTATCAACAGTCATATGTGCGTCTTCAATGGTTTTTTGAATCGTGGTATCAATGTTGTTCATACCGTTTTGTAATTCAATAGAGATAGAAGCAAGGGTATTCACTTCTTCTGCATTGTGAGCAATATCGGTATTGGCATCCATGATGGATTGAACAACGACATTGATGGTCGCATCTATCTCCACCAAGCTCTTTTGAGTTCGCTCTGCGAGCTTTCGTACTTCATCGGCAACAACGGCAAAACCACGTCCATGTTCTCCTGCACGCGCCGCTTCAATGGCCGCATTTAAAGCAAGTAAGTTTGTTTGATCAGCAATATCACGAATAATGCTAAGAACTTCTTTTACCTCATTAGCATTGTGACTCACTGTGTTAAGACGATCTGCCAAATTTTGCTCTTTAACCGCTGTCTCTTGCATCGTTTTCTCTAAATGTTCGGCTTGGTTTTTAACAGTATTGATATCTTGTTGTGTTTTACGTAATGCTTCTTGCGAAATCGTCGCTTTTTGCACTGAAGCTTCAATGGCATTCGTGAGTGCAATACCGCTCTCTTTGGTTTTGCTTACAATTTTTGCTTCCGCATCAACGTTTCTAACAACTTCTGAAGCCGTACGTGAAAGTTCTTCAGAGATAGAGGCATTTTCATTACTAATCTCTTTAGATTTTTTAACAATTTCATGGAGTTTTTCAATGAACTTGTTGATATTCCCTGAAACTTGACCAAACTCATCTTGGGTTAAAGATTGAAGTCTTTGTCTAAGATCACCTTCACTGCTAGAGAGGTCTTTAACAACGTTGTTAAGCTTGTCGAGTGGATCAAGGAGTATTTTAATTAAAAAGGCCATAATAGCTACGGAGAGAACCAGCATGATCAAACCTATCACAAAAAGTTCTTTGATTTGACCATTTAAGAACGCATAAGCGGACTCTTTTTCAAAAACAATCCCTGGAATCCAACTCGTTTCCTGAGATGCTTTAAACGCAAAAAGTTTATTGGTGTCTAAATAAAATTCAATAATTCCTTCAGGTTCAGTTTTGATTTTTGAAGCTAAAACAGACTCTTTTCCTAAACGGTCAGCTTTAGGGTGTGCGATAACTGTTTTTTTGGCATCCAAAAGCATGCCATAGCCACCGTTAAAGTTAATATCACTTACTGCTTTAACAATATGGGTGAGTTCAAAAGAGGTTGCCACAACACCAATTATTTTACCATTTTTAACGATAGGTGCCATAACAGCAACCAAATCAATAGGATCGGCAGATCCACGGTAAATATCTGTCATCCCTGCTTTGCCTGTTGTTTTACCCATGACATACCACGGTCGTGTACGAGGGTCAACTTTAGGAGTAGTATTGCTACCATAAATCATGACACCACTCGCTTCAATCCCTAAAAAGCTATCACGTCCACCGGATGCTTTGGTACTCTCTTGAAGGATCGCTTTGACTTGTGCTTCACTCATATTTTCAATATCTGTGAGCATACGCGCTGAACTTTCTAAGCTATTTTTTTTGCTTAAAATCCATAGATCAATATAATCCGTCAATGAGCGCGAAGCCATTTTGAGATTTGCCTCAACTTGCGTAATGCTATTTTTCTTCGTATCAATATAACTTACAAAACCAAATGCAGTAAGGCTGATACAGATTAAAAGTGCAATAATGAGGGTAACTTTCGTTTTGAAGTGCATCATGACTCCTTTTTTTATGATAGTGTGTTTAGATGTTTGCAATACAGGAATGGCTATTTAAATCGAATAAACGACGACAAGATTTTTATTATAGCGCTTTTTTTGTGACTAAAATGAGACTTTTATGAGGATTCCAGTCTTATTTTTTCTAAAATATGAGGATTATAACATCTCTTCGTTTCAAATATGTTGC contains:
- a CDS encoding HAD family hydrolase — encoded protein: MNKVIIFDLDGTLLDTLEDIAISANFALSTLGFNTEESQKYRYFVGEGVFKLFENIFASNPQSEETIQEAVALFESHYAKQFNQNTKLYDGISKLLSFLQKRGFAMAILSNKPDSFTKMCAMKYLRQWKFDVVYGAREGVPRKPHPKGALDISDFLHVKPNECYYLGDTMIDMQTANSAGMIALGALWGFREEAELREHGAKHLMKTPSEVIKLLAEV
- the tkt gene encoding transketolase, translating into MLKKQADTIRFLAADMVQSANSGHPGAPMGLADIVTILARHITHNPKNPKWLNRDRLVFSGGHASALVYSFLHLTGYDISIDDLKNFRQLGSKTPGHPEYGDVPGVEVTTGPLGQGISNAVGFAMAAKYAATLLNAPKAEVITHKVYCLCGDGDLQEGISYEACSLAGHLSLDNLVVIYDSNAITIEGDTSIAWSEDVKQRFEAQGWEVSRIDGHDFDEINAVLEQAKEQTKPYLIIADTTIAKGACEMEGSHHAHGAPLGCEEIKNSKIKAGFDPEKSFSVDEDVYARFNCALEKGDLAEAKWNALIKNDLKSDQKALLEALLNPDFSKIEWPNFEGDVATRDSNGKILNAIAKAIPSFLGGSADLGPSNKSELNGMGDYPLGRNIHFGIREHAMGAIINAFALYGLFIPFGATFFIFSDYMKPSVRLAALMKLKNFYIWTHDSIGVGEDGPTHQPIEQLSQFRALPNFYVYRPCDGRENVKAWQKALSMQAPAAFVCSRQKLKALKDERAYGDVENGGYLLTKRENATLTLMASGSEVYMALQVGCMLTKMGVATNIVSVPCFDLLIEQDKAYIDTIIDPKTKVVAIEASAGLEWYRFADEVIGMKRFGASAPAELLFDKFGLTPDTVTQKVCVFLGINYQKSSGTDCKC
- a CDS encoding methyl-accepting chemotaxis protein; translated protein: MHFKTKVTLIIALLICISLTAFGFVSYIDTKKNSITQVEANLKMASRSLTDYIDLWILSKKNSLESSARMLTDIENMSEAQVKAILQESTKASGGRDSFLGIEASGVMIYGSNTTPKVDPRTRPWYVMGKTTGKAGMTDIYRGSADPIDLVAVMAPIVKNGKIIGVVATSFELTHIVKAVSDINFNGGYGMLLDAKKTVIAHPKADRLGKESVLASKIKTEPEGIIEFYLDTNKLFAFKASQETSWIPGIVFEKESAYAFLNGQIKELFVIGLIMLVLSVAIMAFLIKILLDPLDKLNNVVKDLSSSEGDLRQRLQSLTQDEFGQVSGNINKFIEKLHEIVKKSKEISNENASISEELSRTASEVVRNVDAEAKIVSKTKESGIALTNAIEASVQKATISQEALRKTQQDINTVKNQAEHLEKTMQETAVKEQNLADRLNTVSHNANEVKEVLSIIRDIADQTNLLALNAAIEAARAGEHGRGFAVVADEVRKLAERTQKSLVEIDATINVVVQSIMDANTDIAHNAEEVNTLASISIELQNGMNNIDTTIQKTIEDAHMTVDNFVHTATQIKGMVEEIEKINVISNENVASIDNVSQASEHLHTMTENLNNELGKFKS